In one window of Pseudodesulfovibrio sediminis DNA:
- a CDS encoding anthranilate synthase component I family protein, translating to MKTISLTQHGKWLPADVQTTISLYMGLVGDQPGILLESAEVDGRLGRYSLIAFDYRLMLHPVDGKLMVEVQDERLAPLKELEGMEYLTGLREVVKTLSIEQDTTGSNARDGLPGFTRGLYGYFGYGVAGMFERKLKEACKPADAEACLVLPGQMVLFDHLRHSCCYLSLDEGATPMPAPIQWGGDLTAPEVGKPTVHPGKEEYMRGVERCKELIAEGECIQVVLSTRFTVPVPDEPFKIYRRLRQANPSPFMFYMKFPDCTSMGKTCGTTLIGSSPEMMVRSTAGQLEVRPIAGTRWRGDTEKEDIRLAEELLADPKERAEHVMLVDLGRNDLGRISKPGTVTVEKFMNVERFSHVMHLTSYVEGELKDDLDALDVLQATFPAGTLSGAPKIRAMEIIADLEPQERGPYGGCIGWLGLDDGVVNLDTGITIRSMWIRDGICHWQAGAGIVYDSNAESEWNECQNKARVILEVITGKGGTDVFADR from the coding sequence ATGAAAACTATCTCATTGACGCAGCACGGCAAATGGTTGCCAGCCGACGTCCAGACCACCATCTCCCTTTACATGGGACTGGTGGGAGACCAGCCCGGCATTCTGCTGGAATCGGCAGAAGTGGACGGGCGTCTCGGACGCTATTCCCTCATCGCTTTCGACTACCGCCTCATGCTCCACCCCGTGGACGGCAAGCTGATGGTCGAGGTTCAGGACGAACGACTCGCCCCGCTCAAAGAACTGGAGGGCATGGAGTACCTCACCGGTCTCCGAGAAGTCGTCAAAACACTTTCCATTGAACAGGACACCACCGGCAGCAATGCTCGCGACGGCTTACCCGGTTTCACACGCGGCCTGTACGGCTACTTCGGCTACGGCGTGGCCGGCATGTTCGAACGCAAGCTCAAGGAAGCCTGCAAGCCCGCTGACGCCGAGGCCTGCCTCGTCCTCCCCGGCCAGATGGTGCTGTTTGATCACCTGCGTCATTCCTGCTGCTACTTGAGCCTTGATGAAGGCGCGACCCCCATGCCCGCTCCCATTCAATGGGGCGGCGACCTGACCGCCCCCGAGGTCGGTAAACCCACGGTCCATCCCGGCAAGGAAGAATACATGCGCGGCGTCGAGCGGTGCAAGGAACTCATTGCCGAGGGCGAATGCATCCAGGTGGTTCTGTCCACCCGGTTTACGGTGCCCGTCCCGGATGAACCATTCAAGATTTACCGCCGCCTGCGACAGGCCAACCCCTCCCCGTTCATGTTCTACATGAAATTCCCGGACTGCACGTCCATGGGCAAGACCTGCGGCACCACCCTGATCGGCTCCTCGCCCGAAATGATGGTCCGCTCCACCGCCGGACAGCTTGAAGTCCGCCCCATCGCGGGCACCCGCTGGAGAGGCGATACGGAAAAGGAAGACATCCGACTGGCAGAAGAACTACTGGCCGATCCTAAGGAGCGGGCCGAACATGTCATGCTCGTGGACCTGGGCCGCAACGACCTTGGGCGCATATCAAAACCCGGCACAGTGACAGTTGAAAAGTTCATGAATGTCGAACGGTTCTCTCATGTCATGCACCTCACATCCTATGTTGAAGGCGAGCTGAAGGATGATCTGGACGCCTTGGACGTGCTCCAGGCCACCTTCCCGGCAGGCACCCTTTCAGGCGCACCCAAAATCCGGGCCATGGAGATCATCGCCGATCTGGAACCCCAGGAACGTGGGCCGTACGGCGGCTGCATCGGCTGGCTGGGACTGGACGACGGGGTGGTCAACCTCGACACGGGTATCACCATCCGCTCCATGTGGATTCGAGACGGCATCTGCCATTGGCAGGCAGGAGCCGGAATCGTCTATGATTCCAACGCCGAATCCGAATGGAACGAATGTCAGAACAAGGCGCGCGTGATTCTGGAAGTCATCACCGGCAAGGGAGGCACCGATGTTTTTGCTGATAGATAA
- the trpD gene encoding anthranilate phosphoribosyltransferase codes for MTIAEILEIIATRTPLNDEQADFMFTELMSGKMSEAQTGAFLMGLRAKGEDSTDLAAGVRAGVAHAVKIPGFDGSSTEPVIDTCGTGGDGQCSFNNSTAVSLFLADMGYTVAKHGNRALSSSCGSADALEALGIPLDLTPEQAANGLAKYHFAFLFAPAYHPAFKYVMPVRQQLGIRTLFNFMGPLLNPTRPSHQLLGVGDPEKLHLMGETLLLTGVERALIFSGAGGFDELTTWGVNRGYVIENDTIEKVSVNPERLGFKPHAPEDVRVNGKEDAVAKLRDILAGKGPQAMMDMVALNLAGCLSLLNKGTMSECADIARDVVNQGLQKGIPYAQ; via the coding sequence ATGACAATAGCTGAAATACTTGAAATAATAGCAACAAGAACCCCGCTGAATGACGAACAGGCAGACTTCATGTTCACCGAACTCATGAGCGGCAAGATGTCTGAAGCACAGACCGGCGCCTTCCTCATGGGCCTGCGCGCCAAGGGTGAAGACTCCACCGATCTGGCTGCGGGCGTCCGCGCCGGAGTGGCCCACGCGGTCAAAATCCCCGGGTTTGACGGCAGCTCGACAGAGCCTGTCATCGACACCTGCGGCACGGGCGGCGACGGTCAGTGCAGCTTCAACAACTCCACGGCAGTCTCCCTGTTCCTGGCGGATATGGGCTACACCGTGGCCAAACACGGCAACCGCGCCCTGTCTTCTTCCTGCGGTTCGGCCGATGCCCTGGAAGCCCTCGGCATCCCGCTGGACCTCACCCCGGAACAGGCAGCCAACGGTCTGGCAAAGTACCACTTCGCCTTCCTGTTTGCGCCCGCCTATCACCCGGCCTTCAAATACGTCATGCCCGTGCGCCAGCAACTCGGCATCCGCACCCTGTTCAACTTCATGGGCCCGCTCCTGAATCCGACGCGTCCCTCGCACCAGCTCCTGGGCGTGGGCGATCCGGAAAAACTGCATCTCATGGGTGAGACCCTGCTCCTGACCGGCGTTGAGCGGGCACTCATCTTCTCGGGCGCAGGCGGCTTTGACGAGCTGACTACCTGGGGCGTGAACCGCGGATATGTCATCGAAAACGACACCATTGAGAAAGTCTCGGTCAATCCTGAACGCCTTGGTTTCAAGCCCCACGCCCCCGAGGATGTACGTGTGAACGGCAAGGAAGATGCCGTGGCCAAACTCCGGGATATCCTGGCTGGCAAGGGTCCCCAGGCCATGATGGACATGGTGGCCCTGAATCTGGCAGGGTGCCTCAGCTTACTGAACAAAGGCACCATGAGCGAATGCGCTGACATTGCCCGCGACGTCGTGAATCAAGGACTACAGAAAGGAATCCCCTATGCTCAATAA
- a CDS encoding anthranilate synthase component II translates to MFLLIDNFDSFTFNLVQAFQQLGADPMVIRNDRETVLDLAQSGELERVCLSPGPSNPQNAGFCLEFLAKLPKNTPVLGVCLGHQTLGHFAGAPVERAERIMHGKTSEVFHEGQGVFAGLDSPFTVCRYHSLIVPAEKAADKLDVTARTLQGEIMGIQYKDRPWHGVQFHPESILTPDGPKLLQNFLNMKG, encoded by the coding sequence ATGTTTTTGCTGATAGATAATTTCGATTCCTTCACCTTCAATCTGGTGCAGGCCTTCCAACAATTGGGAGCTGATCCGATGGTCATTCGCAACGACCGGGAGACGGTCCTCGATCTGGCCCAGAGCGGCGAGCTTGAGCGCGTCTGCCTGTCGCCCGGCCCGAGCAATCCGCAGAACGCGGGTTTCTGCCTGGAGTTCCTGGCAAAGTTGCCCAAGAACACCCCGGTGCTCGGCGTCTGCCTTGGGCATCAGACCCTCGGCCATTTTGCCGGAGCACCGGTGGAACGCGCCGAGCGGATCATGCACGGCAAGACCTCCGAGGTGTTCCATGAAGGCCAGGGAGTCTTTGCCGGTCTGGACTCGCCATTCACGGTCTGCCGGTACCACTCGCTCATCGTTCCGGCAGAAAAGGCGGCTGACAAGCTCGATGTCACGGCCCGCACCCTACAGGGTGAGATCATGGGCATTCAGTACAAGGACCGTCCATGGCACGGGGTACAGTTCCACCCGGAATCCATCCTCACGCCCGACGGACCTAAACTGCTCCAGAACTTCCTGAACATGAAAGGATAG